Proteins from a single region of Labedella gwakjiensis:
- a CDS encoding alpha/beta fold hydrolase — protein MDRVAGVRPPVLFVHGIRTSRSMWRGQLAAVEAAGIRAEAVDLPAHGARIGETFSLDGALSAIDDAVTALGGRVVIVGLSLGGYLAMEYAGRRPSSVALLVASSCFTLPTGLGLAGYRGLARVIRRLPDRGMWLNDTMARFTVGRTASADVGAGGVALDAMDETLAAVGLTDPIDSLGRYDGPVQFVTGALDHFRLDERRFRAARPEAPFIVVPRAGHLVSLMAPEAFTRIVLDAVAAAPDAGGGGPRRDFPSDA, from the coding sequence ATGGATCGAGTCGCAGGCGTTCGCCCTCCCGTGCTGTTCGTCCACGGCATCCGGACGTCCCGATCGATGTGGCGCGGTCAGCTCGCGGCAGTGGAGGCCGCGGGGATCCGCGCAGAGGCCGTCGACCTGCCCGCCCACGGCGCACGCATCGGTGAGACGTTCTCGCTCGACGGAGCCCTCTCGGCGATCGACGACGCCGTGACGGCGCTCGGCGGCCGCGTCGTGATCGTGGGACTGTCGCTCGGCGGGTACCTCGCGATGGAGTACGCCGGACGCCGTCCGTCGTCCGTTGCCCTGCTCGTGGCCTCGTCGTGCTTCACCCTGCCGACGGGGCTCGGACTCGCCGGCTACCGCGGCCTCGCGCGCGTGATCCGACGCCTTCCGGACCGCGGGATGTGGCTCAACGACACGATGGCGCGCTTCACGGTCGGACGCACGGCCTCCGCCGACGTCGGAGCCGGCGGCGTCGCGCTCGACGCGATGGACGAGACGCTCGCGGCCGTGGGGCTGACCGACCCGATCGACTCGCTCGGACGATACGACGGGCCGGTGCAGTTCGTGACGGGCGCTCTCGACCACTTCCGGTTGGACGAGAGGCGCTTTCGAGCGGCACGCCCGGAGGCTCCGTTCATCGTCGTGCCTCGCGCCGGCCACCTCGTGTCGCTCATGGCCCCGGAGGCCTTCACACGTATCGTCCTCGACGCGGTTGCCGCGGCCCCGGATGCGGGTGGCGGTGGGCCACGTCGTGATTTCCCCTCCGACGCCTGA
- the rpsT gene encoding 30S ribosomal protein S20, with protein sequence MANIKSQIKRIGTNKKAQERNKAVKSEVKTAIRATRTAITAGDKEQAVAALKVAGRKIDKAVSKGVIHKNQGANRKSAIASKVAAL encoded by the coding sequence GTGGCAAATATCAAGTCGCAGATCAAGCGAATCGGCACCAACAAGAAGGCTCAGGAGCGCAACAAGGCGGTCAAGAGCGAGGTCAAGACGGCGATCCGCGCGACGCGCACCGCCATCACGGCCGGCGACAAGGAGCAGGCCGTCGCCGCTCTCAAGGTGGCCGGTCGCAAGATCGACAAGGCCGTCAGCAAGGGCGTCATCCACAAGAACCAGGGCGCGAACCGCAAGTCGGCCATCGCGAGCAAGGTCGCCGCGCTCTGA
- the holA gene encoding DNA polymerase III subunit delta, with protein MAERRASKAGASKAGAKPSARVAIPQLAWHDVRPAPVVLVSGAQEFLASRAMTALRDFLRAEDPSLEVSDIEADAYTSGELISLASPSLFGEPRLVRVFSVEKCTDAFIDEAVRYLESPPDGATVVLRHGGGVRGKKLLDAVRAASGVAVEMVCADLKKDAEKMDFASREFRVAGRRIAPGALRQVVAAFSDDVAELAAACQQLIADIEGDITEETVTRYYAGRVETSSFTVADAAIAGRTGEALVSLRNALDSGADPVPMVAAFAMKMRTMAKVSGSRGSSAASLGLAPWQIDRARRDLSGWTDAGLGVAIQAIAEADANVKGGGRDPVFALEQMIVTVASRGTVVPVPDAF; from the coding sequence ATGGCGGAGCGTCGCGCATCGAAAGCAGGGGCGTCGAAAGCCGGCGCCAAGCCGTCGGCGAGGGTCGCGATCCCGCAGCTCGCCTGGCACGACGTCCGCCCAGCGCCGGTGGTCCTCGTCTCCGGCGCACAGGAGTTCCTCGCCTCACGGGCGATGACGGCACTGCGGGACTTTCTCCGAGCGGAGGACCCGAGTCTCGAGGTCTCCGATATCGAGGCGGACGCCTACACGTCAGGCGAACTCATCTCACTCGCGAGCCCGTCGCTCTTCGGCGAGCCACGTCTCGTGCGCGTGTTCTCCGTCGAGAAGTGCACGGACGCGTTCATCGACGAGGCCGTGCGGTACCTCGAGTCCCCGCCGGACGGCGCCACAGTCGTCCTCCGTCACGGCGGGGGAGTGCGGGGCAAGAAGCTCCTCGACGCCGTGAGGGCCGCGTCGGGCGTCGCCGTCGAAATGGTGTGCGCCGACCTCAAGAAGGACGCCGAGAAGATGGACTTCGCGTCCCGCGAGTTCCGCGTGGCGGGCCGTCGGATCGCGCCAGGCGCTCTCCGCCAGGTGGTCGCCGCGTTCTCCGATGACGTCGCCGAACTCGCCGCCGCGTGCCAGCAGCTCATCGCGGACATCGAAGGCGACATCACCGAAGAGACGGTCACGCGCTACTACGCCGGCCGGGTCGAGACGTCGTCGTTCACCGTCGCCGATGCCGCGATCGCTGGACGGACGGGCGAGGCGCTCGTCTCGCTCCGCAACGCCCTCGACTCCGGAGCCGACCCCGTGCCGATGGTCGCCGCCTTCGCGATGAAGATGCGAACGATGGCGAAGGTGAGCGGCAGTAGAGGATCGTCAGCAGCGTCCCTCGGCCTCGCACCCTGGCAGATCGACCGCGCCCGCCGCGACCTGTCGGGGTGGACGGACGCCGGACTCGGAGTCGCGATCCAGGCCATCGCCGAGGCCGACGCCAACGTCAAGGGCGGGGGGCGCGACCCGGTCTTCGCACTCGAGCAGATGATCGTCACCGTCGCGTCCCGCGGCACCGTCGTCCCCGTACCCGACGCCTTCTGA
- a CDS encoding ComEC/Rec2 family competence protein, whose protein sequence is MNDLRIVSPAVAAWLTALACTQSRSVPVLIGVVLGGGAIALLAAAARTGSRRGLSRTLSTVAVCLALSAAVATGVSASSHLRTPDSLERAADTASLLDIRADVSGSPIALGGASERVVVDVTITGAASRQGRESGLSVPAVLFVGADEDLRIGDTLELTARIQQGRTGDREAYLVTDVGGHVTRTPAPPVIDTAAGLRAAFVDLAGRFPGDGGPLLPGLAVGDTSLVDDELTDRMTAASLSHLTAVSGANCALVVGAVLGVLALCGSPRWVRVAGSLLALGGFVILVTPEPSVVRASMMAAIVLVCEGIGRRSLGASVLFFAVVVCLLIDPWLSREFGFALSVAATAGLLFLAGPLTTVLQKIMPLWLAGAVALPLAAQLACQPIIVLLDPSVPLWGVPANMLAAPAAPIVTILGMSACLLLPVLPGLANVLAVLAWLPSQWIAGVAAATEAAPLARLPGAPGVAGVLSASVVLVLVAVLAGSRSPVMRRWVASALTVAICGYLAVLGGARVGELWSRPDDWSVAMCDVGQGDAVLVRSDDRVALIDTGPHPDALDRCLDDLGIGRIQLLVLSHFDADHVGGVDAVAGRVDTVLHQPLREPADRALIARAVAAGAAAHEATVGSSGDLGALPWRVLWPPPEPSSYTGNDGSVVIEFGGGVDALFLGDLGADSELALLAEGTVGSDYAIVKFAHHGSADQYDPLYERIRAVLALISCGLDNDYGHPAPSSLALLSRVGTAVARSDQDGTTLVSLRAGELETWSSGPSGAPEGPSG, encoded by the coding sequence GTGAACGACCTCCGCATCGTGTCACCCGCCGTGGCGGCGTGGCTCACCGCTCTCGCCTGCACACAGAGCCGCTCCGTGCCGGTTCTCATCGGCGTCGTCCTCGGGGGCGGCGCGATCGCCCTCCTCGCTGCGGCCGCGCGGACAGGCTCGCGCCGTGGTCTCTCACGGACCCTGTCCACCGTGGCCGTGTGCCTCGCCCTCAGCGCCGCCGTGGCCACGGGTGTGTCCGCCTCATCGCACCTGCGCACTCCGGATTCGCTCGAACGCGCAGCGGATACAGCCAGCCTCCTCGATATCCGGGCCGACGTGAGCGGCTCTCCGATCGCGCTCGGTGGCGCGTCTGAACGCGTCGTCGTCGACGTGACCATCACGGGCGCCGCGTCCCGACAGGGCCGGGAGAGCGGCCTCTCCGTTCCAGCCGTCCTCTTCGTCGGCGCCGACGAGGATCTCCGGATCGGGGACACCCTGGAACTCACCGCGCGCATCCAGCAGGGGCGCACCGGAGACCGGGAGGCCTATCTCGTGACAGACGTCGGCGGCCACGTCACGCGCACACCCGCCCCACCGGTCATCGACACGGCGGCAGGTCTGCGCGCGGCCTTCGTCGATCTGGCCGGCCGGTTCCCCGGAGACGGAGGCCCTCTGCTTCCCGGACTCGCCGTCGGCGACACGAGTCTCGTCGACGACGAACTGACGGATCGGATGACCGCCGCGTCGCTCAGCCACCTCACGGCCGTATCCGGCGCGAACTGCGCTCTCGTTGTCGGGGCGGTTCTCGGGGTGCTCGCGCTCTGCGGTTCCCCGCGGTGGGTGCGCGTCGCCGGGAGTCTTCTCGCCCTGGGGGGCTTCGTCATCCTCGTGACACCCGAACCGAGCGTCGTGAGAGCCTCCATGATGGCGGCGATCGTGCTGGTCTGCGAGGGGATCGGTCGCCGCTCTCTCGGCGCATCGGTCCTCTTCTTCGCGGTGGTGGTCTGTCTGCTCATCGACCCGTGGTTGTCCCGCGAGTTCGGCTTCGCGCTCTCCGTCGCCGCGACGGCCGGCCTCCTCTTTCTGGCCGGCCCCCTGACGACCGTGCTGCAGAAGATCATGCCCCTGTGGCTCGCCGGGGCGGTCGCGCTACCCCTCGCCGCCCAGCTCGCGTGTCAACCCATCATCGTGCTGCTCGACCCGAGCGTGCCTCTGTGGGGAGTGCCCGCGAACATGCTCGCCGCCCCGGCCGCCCCCATCGTCACGATCCTCGGCATGTCGGCGTGCCTGCTCCTCCCGGTCCTCCCGGGTCTTGCGAATGTGCTCGCCGTCCTCGCCTGGCTGCCATCCCAGTGGATCGCCGGAGTGGCCGCGGCCACGGAGGCCGCCCCACTCGCTCGCCTGCCCGGCGCGCCGGGCGTCGCCGGAGTGCTCTCGGCCTCGGTGGTCCTCGTGCTGGTCGCTGTGCTGGCGGGCTCGCGATCGCCGGTGATGCGCCGATGGGTCGCGAGCGCGCTGACCGTCGCGATCTGCGGGTACCTCGCCGTCCTCGGGGGCGCACGGGTCGGCGAGCTCTGGTCCCGCCCGGACGACTGGTCGGTCGCGATGTGCGACGTCGGCCAGGGCGACGCCGTGCTCGTCCGGAGCGATGATCGCGTGGCGCTCATCGATACGGGCCCCCATCCCGATGCACTCGATCGATGCCTCGATGACCTCGGGATCGGGCGCATACAGCTCCTCGTCCTGAGCCACTTCGACGCCGACCACGTCGGCGGTGTCGACGCGGTCGCCGGTCGCGTGGACACGGTGCTCCATCAGCCGCTCAGAGAACCGGCCGATCGCGCACTGATCGCACGCGCCGTCGCCGCAGGGGCCGCGGCACACGAGGCGACGGTCGGCTCGTCGGGTGACCTCGGAGCGTTGCCCTGGCGCGTCCTCTGGCCGCCGCCCGAGCCATCGTCGTACACCGGGAACGACGGCAGCGTCGTCATCGAGTTCGGCGGCGGCGTCGACGCGCTCTTCCTCGGTGATCTCGGAGCCGACTCCGAGCTGGCACTCCTCGCAGAGGGGACCGTCGGATCCGATTACGCGATCGTGAAGTTCGCCCATCACGGCTCGGCCGATCAGTACGACCCACTGTACGAGCGGATCCGGGCGGTACTCGCGCTCATCTCGTGTGGTCTCGACAACGACTACGGTCACCCGGCGCCGAGCTCCCTCGCCCTCCTCTCTCGCGTCGGGACCGCGGTAGCACGTTCCGACCAGGACGGAACGACCCTGGTCTCCCTCCGGGCAGGCGAGCTCGAGACCTGGTCGTCGGGCCCGAGCGGGGCCCCGGAGGGGCCGAGTGGATGA
- a CDS encoding ComEA family DNA-binding protein, producing MIPSTPHVPIHVASAGTDRRSRLAARKRRARIGVSAAVVLVLVFLGIAALVAGARSAADTSRTTIPVDGPTTATAEDDLETGAPAASPGVLYVHVLGAVAKPGLYTLDMGARVVDAIAAAGGFSAEADTGSVNLARTLTDGEQIAVTKPGEAPAPGSAAGTEDGAADAPVNLNSATAAQLESLPRIGPALAERIIAWRTDNGPFRLVDELLSVPGIGDAILAGLDGLVTV from the coding sequence GTGATCCCCTCGACCCCACACGTCCCGATCCATGTCGCTTCCGCGGGCACGGACCGACGCTCGCGGCTCGCGGCACGAAAACGGCGGGCGAGGATCGGCGTCTCCGCCGCCGTCGTTCTCGTGCTCGTGTTCCTGGGGATCGCCGCTCTCGTCGCCGGAGCACGTTCGGCGGCCGACACGAGTCGTACGACCATCCCCGTGGATGGACCGACGACGGCGACGGCAGAGGACGATCTCGAGACGGGGGCGCCCGCAGCATCACCCGGCGTCCTCTACGTCCACGTCCTCGGCGCGGTGGCGAAGCCGGGGCTCTACACGCTCGACATGGGCGCTCGTGTCGTGGACGCGATCGCGGCGGCCGGGGGATTCTCCGCCGAGGCCGACACGGGCTCCGTCAATCTCGCGCGCACGCTGACGGACGGCGAGCAAATCGCCGTGACGAAGCCGGGTGAGGCGCCCGCGCCGGGTAGCGCCGCCGGAACCGAGGACGGTGCCGCGGACGCCCCCGTCAACCTCAACTCCGCGACCGCCGCACAACTCGAGTCGCTACCCCGCATCGGGCCGGCCCTCGCCGAACGGATCATCGCCTGGCGCACGGACAACGGTCCCTTCCGACTGGTGGACGAGCTGCTCTCGGTCCCCGGTATCGGAGATGCGATCCTCGCCGGGCTCGACGGGCTCGTGACGGTGTGA
- the leuS gene encoding leucine--tRNA ligase — MTDAPTVPAAPTYDPTAIQAKWLPVWEKLRPFATDDTTDTRPRKYVLDMFPYPSGDLHMGHAEAYALGDVIARYWRQQGFNVLHPIGWDAFGLPAEGAAIKRGLDPRQWTYDNIAQQKASMRRYAASFDWDRTLETCSPEYYKWNQWLFLKLREKGLAYRKASLVNWCPFDQTVLANEQVIDGRCERCDNIVTKKDLTQWFFGITQYADRLVDDLNQLEGSWPSKVLTMQRNWIGRSSGADVTFAIEGRDEPVTIYTTRPDTLYGATFMVVAPDASLAAELVADGSDELKARFETYLGEVKAQTDIERLSTEKEKTGVFLERFAVNPLTGERLPIWAADYVLSDYGHGAIMAVPAHDQRDLDFAKRFDLPVRVVVDVNQPVTGMIPVIPEGAELEDLPDLDPLADGKALTGPGRLINSGPFNGLSKNNAIRKITEALESSGLGAPAKNYRLRDWLISRQRYWGTPIPIIHCPACGEVPVPEDQLPVELPPTEGLDLQPKGTSPLGAAEDWINVDCPSCGGPAKRDSDTMDTFVDSSWYFLRFLSVGDDTQAFDPKEAEKWAPVDQYIGGVTHAILHLLYSRFITKVLFDLGLVSFTEPFSALLNQGMVIMEGSAMSKSRGNIVKLSDQLDEHGVDAVRLTMAFAGPPEDDIDWADVSPAGSAKFLARAWRVAQDVTSAPDVVWKTGDEKLRRVTHRFLSDAPGLIESFKFNVVVARLMELVNATRKAIDSGAGPADAAVREAAEVTAIALNLFAPYTAEEMWEALGYEPTVALVQWRKADRTLLREESVTAVVQVDGKVRDRLEVAPNIDDAELEKRARESAAVTKAIGDREVATVIVRAPKLVNVVTKR; from the coding sequence GTGACCGACGCCCCGACCGTCCCCGCCGCACCGACGTACGACCCCACCGCCATCCAGGCGAAGTGGCTTCCGGTGTGGGAGAAGCTCCGCCCGTTCGCGACGGACGACACCACGGACACCCGCCCGCGCAAGTACGTGCTGGACATGTTCCCGTACCCGTCCGGCGACCTGCACATGGGTCACGCTGAGGCCTACGCTCTCGGCGACGTCATCGCGCGCTACTGGCGTCAGCAGGGCTTCAACGTGCTGCACCCCATCGGCTGGGACGCCTTCGGTCTGCCGGCGGAGGGCGCCGCGATCAAGCGAGGCCTCGACCCGCGGCAGTGGACCTACGACAACATCGCCCAGCAGAAGGCGAGCATGCGTCGCTACGCCGCGTCGTTCGACTGGGACCGCACGCTCGAGACGTGCAGCCCCGAGTACTACAAGTGGAATCAGTGGCTGTTCCTCAAGCTGCGCGAGAAGGGACTGGCCTACCGCAAGGCGAGCCTCGTCAACTGGTGCCCGTTCGATCAGACGGTGCTCGCCAACGAGCAGGTCATCGACGGCCGCTGTGAGCGCTGCGACAACATCGTCACCAAGAAGGACCTCACGCAGTGGTTCTTCGGCATCACCCAGTACGCCGACCGCCTCGTCGACGATCTGAACCAGCTCGAGGGCTCATGGCCGTCGAAGGTCCTCACGATGCAGCGCAACTGGATCGGGCGCTCGAGCGGCGCGGACGTCACCTTCGCCATCGAGGGACGGGACGAGCCCGTCACGATCTACACGACGCGACCCGACACCCTGTACGGTGCGACCTTCATGGTGGTCGCCCCGGACGCGTCGCTGGCCGCCGAACTCGTCGCCGACGGTTCAGACGAGCTCAAGGCGCGCTTCGAGACGTACCTCGGCGAGGTGAAGGCGCAGACCGACATCGAGCGGCTGTCGACCGAGAAGGAGAAGACGGGCGTCTTCCTGGAGCGCTTCGCGGTGAACCCTCTCACGGGGGAGCGCCTGCCGATCTGGGCCGCCGACTACGTGCTGTCCGACTACGGACACGGCGCGATCATGGCCGTGCCCGCGCACGACCAGCGCGACCTCGATTTCGCGAAGCGGTTCGACCTGCCGGTCCGGGTCGTCGTCGATGTCAATCAGCCCGTCACGGGCATGATCCCCGTCATCCCCGAGGGCGCGGAACTCGAGGACCTGCCGGATCTCGACCCGCTCGCCGACGGCAAGGCGCTCACCGGTCCCGGTCGTCTCATCAACTCCGGTCCGTTCAACGGTCTGAGCAAGAACAACGCGATCCGGAAGATCACGGAGGCCCTCGAGTCGTCCGGTCTCGGCGCGCCCGCCAAGAACTACCGTCTGCGCGACTGGCTGATCTCCCGCCAGCGTTACTGGGGCACACCCATCCCGATCATCCACTGCCCGGCGTGCGGCGAAGTCCCCGTACCGGAGGACCAGCTGCCCGTCGAGCTGCCGCCGACCGAGGGCCTCGACCTGCAGCCCAAGGGCACGAGTCCGCTCGGCGCGGCCGAGGACTGGATCAACGTGGACTGCCCGTCCTGCGGCGGTCCGGCGAAGCGCGACTCCGACACCATGGACACGTTCGTCGACAGCTCGTGGTACTTCCTGCGCTTCCTGAGCGTGGGGGACGACACCCAGGCGTTCGACCCCAAGGAGGCCGAGAAGTGGGCTCCCGTCGACCAGTACATCGGCGGTGTCACCCACGCGATCCTCCACCTGCTCTACTCGCGCTTCATCACGAAGGTGCTGTTCGACCTCGGCCTCGTGTCGTTCACCGAGCCCTTCAGCGCCCTGCTGAACCAGGGCATGGTGATCATGGAGGGCTCTGCGATGAGCAAGTCGCGCGGCAACATCGTGAAGCTGAGTGACCAGCTCGACGAGCACGGTGTCGACGCCGTGCGCCTCACCATGGCCTTCGCCGGACCTCCGGAGGACGACATCGACTGGGCCGACGTGTCGCCTGCGGGTTCCGCGAAGTTCCTCGCGCGCGCCTGGCGCGTGGCGCAGGACGTCACGAGCGCTCCGGACGTCGTGTGGAAGACGGGCGACGAGAAGCTCCGCCGCGTGACGCACCGGTTCCTCTCGGATGCACCTGGCCTCATCGAGTCGTTCAAGTTCAACGTCGTCGTCGCGCGCCTGATGGAGCTCGTGAACGCGACCCGCAAGGCGATCGATTCGGGTGCCGGCCCTGCCGACGCCGCCGTGCGCGAGGCTGCGGAGGTCACCGCGATCGCGCTCAACCTCTTCGCCCCGTACACGGCGGAGGAGATGTGGGAGGCGCTCGGGTACGAGCCGACCGTCGCGCTCGTGCAGTGGCGGAAGGCCGACCGCACGCTGCTCCGCGAGGAGAGCGTGACGGCTGTCGTCCAGGTCGACGGCAAGGTGCGCGACCGTCTCGAGGTGGCTCCGAACATCGACGACGCCGAGCTCGAGAAGCGGGCCAGGGAGTCCGCCGCCGTCACGAAGGCGATCGGCGATCGCGAGGTCGCGACGGTCATCGTGCGGGCGCCGAAACTCGTGAACGTCGTCACCAAGCGCTGA
- the pabB gene encoding aminodeoxychorismate synthase component I, whose protein sequence is MTPAHGPDDFEAMARRLVADEANVFWLDAGPDATDGWSYLGRGTRTLSARGGVVRVGGDVTGSDVLTTLSQLVENAAASDPAAASDQAAASGGPMFRGGWVGVLGYEYGAGLVGVPRSTSDLPDALFVECDLLWSLDHRTGAVTRILGDDTTLADMSGRPAVPPSSDAPSGAGPTVHWRHDRVGYMSAIAASLDAISRGDAYQVCLTNEAIVETPADPFEVYLRLRRENPAPHGCFLRIDDVAVAGCSPERFLAVSSDGAVETRPIKGTRRRDPDPHVDAELASELRSDEKERAENLMIVDLMRNDLGRVAALGSVDVPDLFAVESYPSVHQLVSTVTAQLAPGLTGIDAVRASFPAGSMTGAPKHRAMSLLHDLEGGPRGLYAGAIGWFGADGAVDLAMVIRSIVFADGMARIGTGGGITALSDPSREVDETLLKARPLLAALGAPATLPDPSA, encoded by the coding sequence GTGACGCCGGCTCACGGTCCCGACGACTTCGAGGCGATGGCCCGACGGCTCGTCGCCGACGAGGCGAACGTCTTCTGGCTCGACGCCGGCCCGGATGCGACGGACGGGTGGAGCTACCTCGGTCGCGGGACCCGCACGCTGTCCGCTCGCGGCGGTGTCGTGCGTGTCGGCGGCGACGTCACCGGGTCCGATGTCCTCACGACGCTGTCACAACTCGTCGAGAACGCTGCGGCCTCCGATCCGGCTGCGGCCTCCGACCAGGCTGCGGCCTCCGGCGGTCCGATGTTCCGTGGAGGCTGGGTCGGCGTGCTCGGGTACGAGTACGGCGCCGGTCTCGTCGGTGTGCCGCGTTCGACCAGCGATCTTCCCGACGCCCTGTTCGTCGAGTGCGATCTGCTCTGGTCTCTCGACCATCGCACGGGCGCGGTGACGCGGATCCTCGGCGATGACACGACGCTCGCCGACATGTCGGGTCGCCCCGCGGTACCTCCGTCATCGGACGCTCCCTCCGGCGCCGGTCCGACCGTTCACTGGCGACACGATCGAGTGGGGTACATGAGCGCGATCGCCGCGAGTCTCGACGCGATCTCGCGCGGAGACGCATATCAGGTGTGCCTCACCAACGAGGCGATCGTCGAGACCCCCGCCGATCCGTTCGAGGTGTATCTGCGGCTCCGGCGGGAGAACCCGGCTCCCCACGGCTGCTTCCTGCGCATCGATGACGTGGCCGTCGCCGGTTGTTCCCCCGAGCGGTTCCTCGCGGTCTCGTCGGATGGCGCCGTCGAGACGAGACCCATCAAGGGCACGCGGAGGCGCGATCCCGATCCTCACGTGGACGCCGAGCTGGCGTCCGAGCTCCGCTCTGACGAGAAGGAACGGGCCGAGAACCTCATGATCGTCGACCTCATGCGCAACGACCTCGGTCGCGTCGCGGCGCTCGGTTCGGTCGACGTGCCGGACCTCTTCGCCGTCGAGTCGTACCCCAGCGTGCACCAGCTCGTCAGCACCGTCACGGCGCAGCTCGCTCCCGGACTCACGGGGATCGACGCTGTGCGCGCGAGCTTCCCCGCCGGGTCGATGACGGGAGCGCCGAAGCATCGTGCGATGTCCCTCCTGCACGACCTCGAGGGCGGTCCGCGTGGCCTCTACGCCGGCGCGATCGGCTGGTTCGGAGCGGACGGAGCCGTCGACCTGGCGATGGTGATCCGCTCGATCGTCTTCGCAGACGGTATGGCGCGGATCGGCACGGGTGGAGGCATCACGGCCCTCTCCGATCCCTCGCGAGAAGTGGACGAGACTCTGCTCAAGGCGCGCCCCCTGCTCGCCGCCCTCGGCGCCCCCGCCACACTGCCCGACCCCTCCGCCTGA
- the cydC gene encoding thiol reductant ABC exporter subunit CydC → MRRRAARPSPRDEVLRLARPRLSASAPGLLTGLAAAASTVALLACSAWLIVRASEQPPILFLGMAVVGVRAFALSRAFFRYLERLFSHDAAFRSLEAVRVHVFERLVPLAPDGLARSSRGSVLSAMVSDVDDLQDHPLRVVQPLATSLGVAVVAVVVVATVSPAAAVTLAMCLIGFVVVSALVSTVVASSAERTIAPLRAGLVGAVVEHMRALDVLIAFGVAGDSLDRLRAADQALTGAVVRRAAGAAVGAAGLSLFGGLAVALALLVSIPSASTGALDGPSFAIVVLVPLAVFEIVSAVPLALGVARQVNAAADRVAEAAPADAPAHLPAETGSTDAPAQSDAPAIAIRRLVATWPDGTPAVRHANLVVAEGERVWIDGESGSGKTSLAHVLVRFLDHEGDYMLRGVDARSLHPDTVREVVGIVEQNPFLFDESIRQNLLFARDDADDAELEAVLDRVGLGEWLAERGGLDARVGERGALVSGGQAGRIALARALLRDFPIVVLDEPTASVESDLADRLLRDLLDASADRTVILISHADVPRGLAVSRATMRDGVLVPASSVGAGADS, encoded by the coding sequence GTGAGGCGCCGCGCCGCTCGCCCCTCGCCCCGCGACGAGGTCCTGCGTCTCGCGCGACCCCGTCTCAGCGCGTCGGCGCCCGGACTCCTCACGGGACTCGCGGCCGCCGCGAGCACCGTCGCGCTGCTGGCGTGCAGCGCATGGCTCATCGTGCGGGCCTCGGAGCAGCCGCCCATCCTCTTCCTCGGTATGGCCGTCGTCGGGGTCCGCGCATTCGCGCTCTCCCGCGCGTTCTTCCGATACCTCGAACGGCTCTTCAGCCACGACGCCGCCTTCCGCTCGCTCGAGGCCGTCCGCGTCCACGTCTTCGAGCGCCTCGTGCCGCTCGCGCCGGACGGCCTCGCGCGATCGAGCAGGGGGAGCGTCCTCTCGGCAATGGTGTCCGATGTCGACGACCTGCAGGATCATCCGCTGCGGGTCGTCCAGCCTCTCGCGACGTCCCTCGGCGTCGCGGTGGTCGCGGTCGTGGTGGTGGCGACCGTGTCACCGGCGGCGGCCGTGACGCTCGCGATGTGCCTCATCGGCTTCGTCGTCGTGAGCGCGCTCGTATCGACCGTCGTCGCCTCCTCGGCCGAGCGCACGATCGCCCCGCTGCGTGCAGGGCTCGTCGGCGCCGTCGTCGAGCACATGCGCGCCCTCGACGTGCTCATCGCCTTCGGCGTCGCCGGCGATTCCCTCGACCGTCTGCGCGCCGCCGATCAGGCCCTCACCGGTGCCGTGGTGCGGCGAGCCGCCGGAGCCGCCGTGGGCGCCGCGGGCCTGAGCCTGTTCGGAGGCCTTGCGGTGGCTCTCGCGCTCCTCGTGTCGATCCCGTCGGCCTCGACCGGGGCGCTCGACGGTCCGTCGTTCGCGATCGTCGTGCTCGTGCCTCTCGCCGTCTTCGAGATCGTGTCGGCTGTTCCCCTCGCCCTCGGTGTCGCTCGCCAGGTGAATGCAGCGGCGGATCGCGTGGCGGAGGCGGCGCCAGCCGATGCCCCGGCGCACCTGCCGGCCGAGACGGGGTCGACGGATGCCCCGGCGCAGAGCGATGCACCGGCTATCGCTATTCGACGCCTCGTTGCGACCTGGCCGGACGGGACCCCGGCAGTGCGGCACGCGAATCTCGTCGTCGCCGAAGGAGAGCGGGTCTGGATCGACGGGGAGAGCGGGTCGGGGAAGACGTCGCTCGCGCACGTCCTCGTGCGATTCCTCGACCACGAGGGGGACTACATGCTGCGCGGGGTCGACGCCCGCTCCCTGCACCCCGACACGGTTCGCGAGGTCGTCGGGATCGTGGAGCAGAACCCGTTCCTCTTCGACGAGTCGATCCGCCAGAACCTCCTCTTCGCTCGCGACGACGCTGACGACGCCGAGCTCGAGGCCGTCCTCGATCGTGTCGGGCTGGGGGAGTGGCTCGCGGAACGCGGCGGGCTCGACGCCCGCGTCGGCGAACGCGGCGCCCTCGTCTCGGGCGGGCAGGCCGGTCGGATCGCCCTCGCGCGGGCGCTGTTGCGTGATTTCCCGATCGTCGTGCTCGACGAGCCGACGGCGAGCGTGGAATCGGATCTCGCCGACAGGCTGCTCCGCGACCTGCTCGACGCGAGCGCCGACCGCACGGTCATCCTCATCTCGCACGCCGACGTGCCCAGGGGACTCGCGGTCTCCCGCGCGACCATGCGCGACGGTGTCCTCGTCCCCGCGTCATCCGTCGGCGCGGGAGCGGACTCGTGA